A window of Calliopsis andreniformis isolate RMS-2024a chromosome 3, iyCalAndr_principal, whole genome shotgun sequence contains these coding sequences:
- the LOC143176980 gene encoding uncharacterized protein LOC143176980, translated as MLQICSGGGSRCARRALVFVFAWGLVMIAAVQFRHVENSLRETPTAEEANSDLLVEDVYRHREPVINNRGSSSLGLSRYLLQRSPAEASFSNSAGSGLLTTLTTLSNSPTRNPLELEPLLDKRPAKTEEELIQEIEQRLPSLPLAYWNKNSKYTSAQSKVKSNDSCSNLRYPSIYDIEFNNVYWQTMRTSNGTFQFFGAFYDRRKLSRIGPAIRIVGMIDRIEPTVKTHCQLWYDGEREPKVVETLEYKYIWYPKWGNYKQGIYQPYVIACKVPQSHWLKGPPASVSMVEKPCDTPSNNLRVIYNKPERKKDFAVCVKGLDFLHEDLSVRLVEWIELITLLGADKIFFYQLQVHPNVTKILDHYQKLGKVHVTPLTLPGGQPNVPAFQHMYLTKKTNHKRQNELIPYNDCLYKHMYEYEYIALLDVDEVIMPVQDATWQDLMKRVLTKAFKIRNETRASYNVRNVYFLDDLLHSHGYFKDIPKYMHMLQHVYRSKNFTKPNQYIKCFHNPERVVTLHNHFPLACLGAGCTSYPIETEDAQLQHYRADCVKSLKKTCVEYRENSVLDTTIWRYRDQLIERVTRTLETLGFFGPS; from the exons ATGTTGCAAATTTGCAGTGGCGGCGGGTCCAGGTGCGCCAGACGCGCCCTGGTCTTCGTTTTCGCCTGGGGTCTAGTGATGATCGCAGCTGTACAGTTTCGTCACGTGGAGAACAGTCTTCGAGAGACACCTACGGCTGAGGAGGCAAATAGTGACCTGCTGGTCGAAGACGTATACCGACATCGGGAGCCTGTAATCAACAATCGTGGCTCCTCGAGTCTCGGCCTGTCGAGGTATCTATTGCAGAGATCTCCTGCGGAGGCCAGCTTCTCCAATTCCGCTGGTTCTGGCCTGCTCACAACCTTGACTACTCTATCCAATAGTCCAACTAGGAACCCCTTAGAGCTAGAGCCTCTATTAGACAAGAGACCAGCAAAAACCGAGGAGGAGCTGATCCAGGAGATAGAACAGAGGCTACCTAGCCTACCTCTAGCGTACTGGAACAAGAACAGCAAGTACACCAGTGCGCAGAGCAAAGTCAAGAGCAACGACAGCTGCTCCAACCTGAGGTACCCGTCTATTTACGACATAGAGTTCAATAACGTCTATTGGCAGACGATGAGGACCAGCAACGGGACCTTCCAGTTCTTCGGCGCGTTTTACGATCGCCGAAAGTTGTCCAGAATCGGGCCAGCGATCAGAATCGTCGGGATGATCGATAGAATCGAGCCCACGGTGAAAACTCACTGTCAATTGTGGTACGACGGAGAAAGGGAACCGAAGGTGGTTGAGACCTTGGAGTACAAGTACATCTGGTACCCAAAGTGGGGCAACTACAAGCAAGGCATTTATCAGCCCTACGTGATAGCCTGCAAGGTGCCTCAGTCCCACTGGTTGAAGGGGCCACCAGCGTCTGTGTCCATGGTCGAAAAGCCTTGCGACACACCCAGCAACAATCTCAGGGTGATTTACAATAAACCGGAGCGCAAGAAAGATTTCGCGGTCTGCGTGAAAGGCTTGGACTTTCTTCACGAGGACCTGTCGGTCAGGCTGGTCGAGTGGATCGAGCTGATCACTCTGCTGGGCGCGGACAAGATCTTCTTTTATCAGCTCCAGGTGCATCCAAACGTGACGAAGATTCTCGATCACTACCAGAAACTAGGAAAAGTGCACGTAACACCGTTAACGCTGCCTGGTGGACAGCCGAACGTGCCTGCCTTCCAGCACATGTACCTAACGAAGAAAACTAATCACAAGAGGCAGAACGAGCTGATCCCCTACAACGATTGCCTTTACAAGCATATGTACGAGTACGAGTACATCGCCTTGTTGGACGTAGATGAGGTGATCATGCCTGTGCAGGACGCCACGTGGCAGGACCTGATGAAGAGGGTGCTCACGAAGGCGTTCAAGATTAGGAATGAAACGCGGGCTTCCTATAACGTGAGGAACGTTTACTTCCTCGACGACCTGCTGCACTCTCATGGTTACTTCAAGGACATTCCAAA GTATATGCACATGCTGCAGCACGTCTATCGCTCGAAGAACTTCACGAAGCCTAATCAGTATATCAAATGCTTCCACAATCCCGAGAGGGTGGTAACTCTCCACAACCATTTTCCTTTGGCTTGTTTGGGCGCAGGATGTACCAGTTATCCAATAGAGACGGAGGACGCTCAACTGCAGCATTATCGTGCTGACTGTGTCAAGTCTTTGAAGAAGACCTGTGTCGAATACAGAGAGAACAGTGTGTTGGATACGACGATCTGGCGGTACAGGGATCAGCTGATCGAAAGAGTCACCAGGACTCTGGAGACTCTCGGCTTTTTTGGACCAAGCTAG